The genomic segment CAGCATCTGCTTCGCGGACTTCCCGACCGAGGCGATCGGCGACACCACCCGCAAGTTCCGCCAGCTGGGCATCGGCTACGCCAACCTGGGCGCGCTGCTCATGGCGCTGGGCCTGGGCTATGACTCCGAGGGTGGCCGCAAGCTGGCCGCCGCCATCACCTCGCTGATGACCGGTACCTCCTACCGTCGTAGCGCAGAGCTTGCCGCGGTCGTCGGCCCCTACGCCGGGTACGCGGCCAATGCCGAGCCGCACCAGCGCGTCATGCGCAAGCACCAGGCCGCGAGCGATGCCCTCAAGCCGCTGCACACCAATGACTCCGTGGTGGCCAAGGCCGCCAACGAGCAGTGGGCCCAGGTCGTCGAGCTCGGTGCCGTCAACGGCTTCCGCAACGCACAGGCCTCCGTGCTGGCCCCCACCGGCACCATCGGCTTCATGATGGACTGCGACACCACCGGCGTGGAGCCCGACTTCAGCCTGGTCAAGTTCAAGAAGCTGGTCGGCGGCAGCTCCATGCAGATCGTCAACCAGACCATCCCGCGTGCCTTGAAGAACCTGGGCTACGGCGCCGACGAGATCGAGAAGATCGTCGCCTTCATCGCTGATCACGGCCACGTCATCGACGCCCCGGCCCTGAAGAAGGAGCACTACGAGGTCTTCGACTGCGCCATGGGCGCCCGGGCCATCCAGCCCATGGGCCACGTACGGATGATGGCGGCCGTCCAGCCCTTCCTGTCCGGCGCGATCAGCAAGACGGTGAACCTGCCCGAGACGGCCACCGTCGAGGAGATCGCCGACGTCTACATGCAGGGCTGGAAGTTCGGCCTCAAGGCACTGGCCGTCTACCGCGACAACTGCAAGGTGGGCCAGCCACTGTCCGACGGCAAGAAGGGTGACGGCAAGAAGGTCGCCGACGACGCCGCCGCGACAGCTGCCGCCGCGGCCGCTCCGGCTCCCGAGGTGCGGGTGGAGTACCGCCCGCGTCGACGTCGCCTGCCCAAGAGCCGCGATGGCCGCACCACCAGCTTCTCGGTGGCCGGCGCCGAGGGCTACATGACCTCCAGCAAGTACGAGGACGGTCAGCTCGGTGAGGTCTTCCTCAAGCTCGGCAAGCAGGGTTCGACCCTGGCCGGTGTGATGGACGCCTTCTCGATCGCGATCTCCATCGCCCTGCAGTACGGCGTGCCGCTGGAGACCTATGTCCAGAAGTTCACCAACCAGAAGTTCGAGCCCGCCGGCATGACCGACGATCCGGACATCCGCATCGCCCAGTCGATCATGGACTACATCTTCCGCCGCCTGGCGCTGGACTACCTGTCCTTCGACGAGCGTTCGGAACTGGGCATCTACACCTCGGCCGAGCGTGCCCGCTATGTCGAGACCGGTTCCTACATCAGCGAGGAGGACGAGGCCGAGATGCCCGAGTCCGAGTCGCTGAAGAATGATGCCGGCGATGACCTGCGTGTCGACGAGGGCGGCCCCGTCCAGCCGTCGCTGATCCAGGCCAGCCCGAAGGTGGAGCAGGAGACGGTGGGCAGCGCCCACACCACCACCGAGATGATGGAGGGCCTGACCGGGCACGCCATCGACGCACCGCTGTGCATGACCTGCGGCACGAAGATGCGTCCGAGCGGCTCCTGCTATGTCTGCGAGGGTTGCGGCTCCACCAGCGGCTGCAGCTGATCGCCACTCCTGACCGCCGACGGCGGCGTACCCACCCCGGGTACGCCGCCGTCGGCGTCCTAGGGTAGTTTCAACCTCAACTGTCACCTGCTTGCCTGACCCCCCAAGGAGATCCGCATGAACCGCAGCACCCGACCGCTGGCCCTCGCCGCTGCCGCCCTGATGCTCTTCGGTGGGTGCTCCGCAGGCAGCACCCAGAGCACACCCGCCGCCCCCAGTTCCAGTGCCGGGGGAGCGGGTGTCCTCGACCGGCTCGGCGTGCAGGGCAAGGATGCCGTCGCGACGATCGACGCCCTGGACCGATCCACCGATCCGCGGCCCATCGAGGGCCTTCAGGCCTCGGTCAAGGCGGACCGGCTGGTGATCACCGATGACGCGGGGGAGCGCAGCCTGCCGATCCCGGCGGACAAGTTCTACCTGTCCATCGCGCCCTATCTGCAGACCACGCACGACTGCTTCGCCCACAGCCTGTCCGGTTGCCAGGGCGAACAGGTGGACAAGGAGATGCACATCACCATCGTGGACGGGGCCGGCAAGAAGCTCGTGGACAAGGACGTCACCACGGCCGGCAACGGCTTCGTCGGCCTCTGGCTGCCGCGCGACACCAGCGGCAGCGTGACCGCGACGATGGGGGACAAGTCCGGAACCGTGCCCTTCAGCACGGGCGCCGACAGCCCCACCTGCCTCACTACCCTGCGCATGAACTGAACCCACCCCGGGCACGCTCCGCGGGGAGTAGCCTCGCTCCATGGAGGGCAGGCAACCGGCGTGGGCGCGGGTGCTGCCCGGACTCGACGTCCTGGCGCACTACCGGCGCGAATGGCTGCGCGGCGACGTGCTGGGCGGGATCACCGTGGCCGCCTACCTCGTGCCCCAGGTGATGGCCTATGCCGTCGTCGCCGGACTGCCGCCGGTCGCGGGCCTGTGGGCGAGCGGCGTGCCCCTGGTGGTCTACGCACTCATGGGGTCCTCCCGGCAGTTGTCGGTCGGGCCGGAGTCCACCACGGCCCTGATGACTGCTGCGGGCGTCGCGGCGCTGGCCGGTCAGGGGGCGGGGCACCCACCCGACGAGCTTGCCGCCGCGCTGGCCTTCGCGGTCGGTCTGGTCTGTCTGGCCGGATACCTGCTGCGCCTCGGCTTCCTGGCTGCCCTGCTCAGCCGCCCAGTGCTGGTGGGCTACATGAGCGGCGTCGCCGTGATGATGATCACCTCCCAGCTGGGCAAGGTCTCCCGCCTCGGCGTGCAGGGAGAGCGCCCGGACCAGGAGATCTGGTGGTGGATCACCCACCTCGGCAGTGCACATCGCCCGACCCTGGCCCTGGCGCTGCTGGTGCTGGTCCTGCTCTTCGCCGCCCGGCGCCTGCTCCCCACCTGGCCCGGACCACTGCTGGTCATGGTGGCCGCGGCCCTCGTGGTGTGGCTCGCCGACCTGCAGGCCCACGGGATCCGCACCATCGGAGCGGTGCCGGCCGGCCTGCCTCGCGCCGCCCTGCCGAGCCCCGACGGCCTGCCCTGGGGGCACTTGTTCGCCGCGGCTCTGGGCATCGCCCTGGTGGGCTATTCGGACAATGTGCTCACGGCTCGCGCCTTCGCGGCCCGTCACCGACAGGACGTGGATGCCAACCAGGAATTCCTGGCGCTGGGCCTTGCCAACCTAGCCACCGCAGCCACGGGCGGCTTCCCCGTCTCCAGCTCTGGCAGCCGCACCGTCCTGGCGGACTCGATGGGCGCGCGCAGCCAGCTGCACAGCCTGGTCAGCGCCGTGATGCTGTTGGTGGTGATGTTCTGGCTCGCGCCCCTGTTGGCCTGGTTCCCGGCGGCCGCGCTAGGGGCGGTGGTGGTCTACGCCGCCATCCGGCTCGTGGACGTCGCCGAGTGGCGACGGGTGGCGCGCTTTCGGCGCAGTGAACTGGTGCTGGCATTGGTGACAACCATGTCCGTGCTGGGCTTCGGTGTCCTGAACGGGATCGGGGTGGCAATCGTGCTCAGCCTCCTGGACCTCCTGCGTCGCCTGGCCCATCCCAATGACGGGGTGCTCGGGGAGGTTCCGGGGATGGCCGGCATGCACGACGTGCGGGACTACGAGGCCGCCCGGCAGATCCCGGGCCTGGTGGTCTATCGCTACGATTCTCCGCTCTTCTTCGCCAATGCCGATGACTTCGCCCACCGGGCCCAGCGGGCCGCCGAGAGGGCGCCGCAACCCGTCCACTGGTTCCTGCTCAATGCCGAGGCCAATGTGGTGGTGGACCTGACCGCCGTCGACGAACTGGACCAGTTGCGGGAGCGGCTGGAGGCTCGCGGCATCGTCTTCGCTATGGCCCGCGTCAAGCAGGACCTGTTCGACCAGCTGGAGCGCGCCGGCTTCGTGGAGAAGGTGGGCCCCGGCCACGTCTTCCCGACATTGCCGACGGCCGTCGCGGGCTATCGCGAATGGCTGGCCGCCAGCGGACGGTTGGCGGCCCAGGCCAACAGCGCGGAACCCACCCAGACGCCGAGCACGCCCAGCGAGGAGCGTGGCTGATCCGGGTGGATGACCAGCCCGTGGCGCCACACGCCCACCAGGCTGAGGCTGAGGACCAGCAGGGCCAGGACCGCGACCGGACCATTCTGCGCCGGGCCCAGCGGTGGGATCATGCGCAGGTTGAGCCGGGCGACCGCGGGCACCACGATGGCAATCAGCACCAGGGCCACCACCGGGGTGAAGGCGGGGAAAGTGGTCACCGTCACCAGTGACGGCCACACCGTGCCCAGCCCGATCCCGATGCCGAAGGCCGCGACGACACACGGCATGTGCCACAGGTAGGTGGTCATCAGCAGGGCATTGACCACCTCCATGGCCCGGCGGACCCCGGGGCGCTCCAGCACGACCAGCCGTCGCCCGGACAGGAGGCCCAGGACCCCGGTCTGCGCCAGGGCCAGCCAGGCCATCGCCACGGTGGGAGGTTGCAGGTTGGAGACCCACCGGGATCCCATGCCCAGCGCCGGCACCGGCCAACCGCCCATCGCCCCGAAGCGCAGGTGGAGCAGCAGCACGATGGCCGTGGTGCCCGCGGCCACGGCGGCGGCAGCGTGCCAGCGGGGGCCGGTGCGCAGGAAGCCCCGCTGGTGGGCTATGCCGATCTGGTGGCAGGCCAACCACACGAAGGCCAGGTTCCAGTACCGGTGGTCCAGCACGCCGGTGGTGATGGTCCACACGTCCACGGCCGTGGCGGCCCCGAACATCACCATGGGCACCAGCCACCACCACCGGTCGTGGAGCCACACCAGGGCGGGGGCCAGCAGGACCACCAGCAGGTAGCTGACCAGGAACCAGAGCAGTTTGGTGAGGTTGTGGCTGATGGTCACCGCATCCTCGAGGTGGCCCAGCCAAGCGGCCCCCGTGCTGGGGATCGCGAAGAAGGTGATGAAGACCGTGGTGGGGCCGATCAGTCGTCGTCCACGGTTGGCGTAGTAGTGCGCCAGACCGGTGCCACGCTGCCGCATCTTGTCCACCACCAGCGCATGGGCGAAGCCGCCCGCGACGAAGAACAAGGGCATCACCATCAGCAGCCAGGAGCCGTACCAGCCCCACGGCCCCAGCTCCATGGTACGGGCCTGCCAGCCTGTCTCGGTCCGCCCGACCCGCCACGGGCCGGCGTGGAAGCCCACCACCATGCAGACGGCAAGAGCGCGAGCCGCGTCGATCAGCAGCTCGCGCTCGGTGCCGGTGGGCGGTGCATCGGGGCTCACCCGTTCAGGGTAGGGCCCCTCGGTTCAGCCCTGGGTGTTCTCCGTGGCCTGGGTGGGGCGCTGTCCCAGCTCCTGGTCGAGCCGCAACAGGCCTGGGCCGTCGTCATTGATCATCCTGATCCGGCCGATGATCTCGCTGACGGTGGCCTCCTCCTCGAGCTGCTCCCCGATGAACCAGCTGAGCAGGGGGCGGGAGTCCAGGTCCCCGGCGGCATCGCCCTCCCGGTACAGGTTGCGGATGGACTCGGAGACCTTCTGCTCGTGCTCCAGTGCAGCGGTGAAGACATCGAGCGGCGTCATCGTCTGCTGGGCCTTCGGTGCGCTGATGGCTCCGATGCGTGGATGGTTGTCCCGGTCCAGCAGGTGGTCTATGAACTTGTTGGCGTGCACGATCTCCTCGTCGGCCTGGTGGCGCAGCCAGGCGGCCATGCCCGGCAGGTCCTGGGCGTCGACCTCGATGGCCAGCTGGCGGTAGACGGTGGAGGCCTCCAGTTCGAGGGTGATCTGGTCGTTGAACAGCTTCTCGAGTTCATTGGACATCTTCATGGGTCCAGCCTGCAACGGCGCAGGGCCAGGGAAAAGGAATTTGGCCAAGGGCGAACTGGCGATGGGGCGAGGCGGCGGGGCCCATGGTGGTCATGGTCCGCAAGCCCCGCGGTGGCCGCCTAGGGTTGGAAGGGTGACGGCCGTTCTGGGGGGATTCTTCGCGATCTGGGCCGTCGTGGCCGTGGGCATGCTGTTGGCCCACCTGCGCATCCTCGACGCCGGCTCTCAGCTGATCCTGAGCAAGCTCAGTTTCTTCGCCGGCAGTCCGGCCCTGATGCTGACGATGATGGCGACGGCCGACCTCAAACGAATCTTCGCCTGGAACCTGCTGGTGACCGTGCTCGCCACCCTCACCACCGGAGCCCTGGCACTGGCGCTGCTGCGGCTGGTGCTGCGCGAGCCCGACCAGAGGCGCCCCTCGATGGGGCACACCGTGATTGCCGTCTTCTGCGCCTGCTATGTCAATGCCGGCAACATGGGCCTGCCGATTGCGTCCTATGTGCTGCACGACGTGACATGGATCGCGCCCCTGCTGCTGGTACAGGTGGCCGTGCTCCAGCCCCTCGGCCTTGCCTTCCTGGACATCGAGGCGGCCCGCGACGGGGGAGGTCCCCTCTCGCGTCGGCAGAACCTGCTGGTGCCGCTGCGCAACCCGATGACCCTCGGAGTGCTCGCAGGACTGGCCCTCAACCTCACCGGCGTCACCATCCCGCAATGGCTGGACACCCCGCTGACCATGCTCGGTGGTCTGGCCGTGCCCACGATGCTGATCGCCTTCGGTGTCTCCCTGCGCCTGGGGCCGCTTCCGGGACGTGGGCCGCAGTTCACGGAGACCCTGGTCCTGTGTGCGCTGAAGCTCCTCGTCCAGCCTCTGGTGGCCCTGGCGCTGGCCCGGGCCTTCGCCCTCGACGCCGTGACGACCCTGGCCGTGATGGTGCTGGCCGGGCTCCCGACCGCGCAGAACATCTTCAGCCATGCGGTGCGCTACCAGCGTCAGGTGGTGCTGGCCCGTGACGTGGTCTTCATCACCTCCGTGTGCTCCATCCCCACCATCATGGCGATGGCCGTACTGCTGGGGTGAGCCGCGCTGTACTAGGTTTGCCAACATGGACGAGGAACTGGTCAGCACCGACGGATTCGACTTCGATGCGAGCACCGCACAGGCGTGGAAGCTCTTCGGTGAACGGCTGGCCGAGGTGGTCTCGATGATCGAGGACGGTGCCAGCCTGCGGGTGGACACCGTGGCCCCGGACACCCAGACGGCCCCCTTCGTCTGCTTCACCTGTGGTCAGCGCGCGAGCCGTGAGGAGCAACCTGTGGTGCTCGTCGAGGCCTCCAGCAATGCCGTGCTGGGCGATGGCCACCAACTGACGACCGCCCAGTTGGACCAGCTCGAGGCCCTCGGCTGGCAGCCCCCGACCACCGACCAGCCCCACCCGACCGCGAACTTCTGGGCCGAGGAGATCCAGGACGACAGTGACAGGCTGGCCGAGCTGGCCGTCGACACCCTGCGCGATGTCTTCGGCGTGCAGCACCCGGTCTTCCTCGTTCCCGACCAGCTGGCCGAGATCCTCGCGCCGTCGGCCGCGGTTCGCGAGGAGCTGGACGGTAGCGAGGCACGCATGGAGTCGGGGCCGGCCGAGGCCCACGACTTCGTGGCCGTCACCGCCCGGGACCGCGATGAACTGCACTCCTTGGTGCGCACCGAGCTCACCCACATGTTCGGTCACGAGCCGATCGTCGACGACGAGGGGGACTTCGCCATCCGGGTGGGCTCCTCGATGGTCTTCGTGCGCTGTGCACCCGATGGCCGGGAGGTGCTGCTCTTCTCAGCCCTCGTCCACGACCTCGAGGGTCGTGGACGGGCGGTCGAGGTGCTCAATGACCTGAACTCGGAATCCCGGTTCGGGCGCTTCTCGCTCTACCGGGACCGGGTCTTCGTCACCATGAGCCTGCTCACCCGGCCCTTCGTGCCGGCCCACCTGCACGAGGGCGTCCGGATCATCACCCAGATCGCCGACGGGATCGACGACGACCTGGCGGCCAAGCTGCGCGGGCGGGTCACCTTCACCGAGCAGGACTGATCCGGATACGATCGGGTGGACGGGGTTTGCCCGAGGGACCGGGCGGGCCACGATCCTGACGAGGAGGGATGATCGGCATGGTGCAGGGTCATTTCGAACAGCTGGATGCCGCCGAGTGCGCCCAGCTGCTGCGCGAGGCGAGCATCGGGAGGGTGGCCTTCGTCGGGCCGGACGGCATGACCGTCTTGCCCCTGGCCTATGCGGTCGACGGTGAGGACATCATCCTGCGCACCGCCGCCGGTACCCAGCTGGCGAGTCTTGGCGCGGGCACTCCGGTCGCCTTCGAGGTGGACGAGTTCGATCCCGAGGTGCGCAATGGTTGGAGCGTGCTGGCGCGGGGGCGGCTCGGCGTCCTCGACCCATCGCGGGAAGTGCGTGAGGTGCCCGAGCCCTTTGTTCCCGGTGAACGCGAGGTACTCGTGACACTGGCCGTGGAGAGCCTTTCCGGACGAGCCGTCTCCGGGGACTGAGGAGGAAGACATGAGCAGCGATTCCGTTCACGAAAGCCCTGAGCTGTCCGGCCCGCGCGTCCTGGTGGGCGTCGACGGGTCCGAGGATGGCCTGCGGGCCGTGCGCTACGGCGCCCGGGCCGCCCGGTTGGGCCGCGCCACCCTGCATCTGGTGCACGCCGTGGACGATGCGGTGATGGCGGGTGCCTGGGGTGTCGTCTATGACCCGAGTGCCCTGCAGGAGGCGGGGGAGCACGCCAACCAGGCCGCGCGCGCTGCGGCCCTCGAAGCGGGGCTGGACGCGCAGCAGGTGCACGACGAAGTGGTGCTGGGCAATGCCGCCGCGGTGCTGGCCCGGTTGAGCGAGGGCGCCGACCTGCTGGTCACGGGGCGTCGTTCCGTGAGCGGCCTGGAACGCATGTTCATCGGGTCGACCAGCGTCGCCCTGGCCGATGCGGCGCAGTGCCCACTGGTGGTCATCTCTGCGGCCGCGACTCCGGGAGCCACTGGCGGGCAGAACCACATTGCGGTGGGCATTGACGCGGAGAGCCACTCGCCGAACACCCTGGGGTGGGCGTTGGCCGAGGCCGAGGCCCGTGGGGCGCGGCTGACGGTGGCCCATGTCTCCCGGCAGGAGGGCCGGGCGGGACAGGTGGATGAGGTGGCGCGCCGGGCCATCGACGAGCTCCTGGAGCCCCTGCGGGTCTCCCATCCGCTGGTGGATGTGCAGGTGCAGGTCTCGCACGGCAATCCCGTCGACGAGCTGGTGGACCTGTCCGGTCAGGTGGACCTGCTGGTCCTCGGCGTGCAGCGGCCCAAGCTGCTGGGAATCCACCTCGGAGGCGTGATGCGCGCCGTGCTGGCGCATGCCCAGAGCCCCGTGGCACTGGTGAAGTGACAATTATCACACGGCTGGATGTGTCCCCTGATCTCGTGACATGAGGCCTCGGCGCGGCGTGAACGAGGAATTGAAATACCTAGTCAGGGCCGCGGCCTTGTGGGTGCTCGGGGTGTTGGCTGCGCTCCCGGGCTCCAGCGCGTTCAACGTTAACTTGTCATCAGATTTGATGAACGTGAAACTGGTCATGTTCGAAGGGCACCCGATCGGGGGAGACGGTGCCAGTCATCCGGTTCGGGGGAACCGGTGGCGGTGGAGTGGCCGGATCGGGGGATCGACCACTCGGGTCTCATCGGGGGATGGGCCTGGGCCGCCCGCAACAATTGCACACGAGCTCGTCCTTCGGGGGAATGGCGAGTTGACGTGATGACGGGTCCGCTGGCGAGAGCCACCGGGCCCGTCAGTGCGTTGTGTGAATTGGCTTGCGCCCGACCGTAGTCTTGACGGGTCATGACAGAACCTCGCCAGATGCCCGAACCCCGCCTGGAATTCGACCCGTCGCTGCCGATTGCCGAGCACGCCGACGAGATCGCCGCATTCATCCGCGAGCACCAGGTGGTTGTCGTCGCCGGCGAGACCGGATCGGGCAAGACCACCCAGATCCCCAAGATCTGCCTGGCGCTGGGCCGCGGCCGCATCGCCCACACCCAGCCCCGTAGGATCGCTGCTCGCACGGTGGCCGAACGGATCGCGGAGGAGTGCGACACACCGCTGGGGGATCTGGTCGGCTACCAGGTGCGCTTCACCCGCAAGGCCGGCAAGGACACCCGGGTCAAGGTGATGACCGACGGCGTCCTGCTCGCCGAGATCACCCACGACAGGGACCTGCGGCGCTACGACACGATCATCATCGACGAGGCGCACGAACGCAGCCTGAACATTGACTTCCTGCTCGGTTACCTCAAGCAGCTGCTGCCCAGGCGCCCGGAGCTCAGGGTCATCGTCACCTCCGCCACCATCGACACCGCTCGTTTCGCCGAGCACTTCAGCAACACGGCG from the Luteococcus japonicus genome contains:
- a CDS encoding T3SS (YopN, CesT) and YbjN peptide-binding chaperone 1, whose product is MDEELVSTDGFDFDASTAQAWKLFGERLAEVVSMIEDGASLRVDTVAPDTQTAPFVCFTCGQRASREEQPVVLVEASSNAVLGDGHQLTTAQLDQLEALGWQPPTTDQPHPTANFWAEEIQDDSDRLAELAVDTLRDVFGVQHPVFLVPDQLAEILAPSAAVREELDGSEARMESGPAEAHDFVAVTARDRDELHSLVRTELTHMFGHEPIVDDEGDFAIRVGSSMVFVRCAPDGREVLLFSALVHDLEGRGRAVEVLNDLNSESRFGRFSLYRDRVFVTMSLLTRPFVPAHLHEGVRIITQIADGIDDDLAAKLRGRVTFTEQD
- a CDS encoding ferritin → MKMSNELEKLFNDQITLELEASTVYRQLAIEVDAQDLPGMAAWLRHQADEEIVHANKFIDHLLDRDNHPRIGAISAPKAQQTMTPLDVFTAALEHEQKVSESIRNLYREGDAAGDLDSRPLLSWFIGEQLEEEATVSEIIGRIRMINDDGPGLLRLDQELGQRPTQATENTQG
- a CDS encoding pyridoxamine 5'-phosphate oxidase family protein encodes the protein MIGMVQGHFEQLDAAECAQLLREASIGRVAFVGPDGMTVLPLAYAVDGEDIILRTAAGTQLASLGAGTPVAFEVDEFDPEVRNGWSVLARGRLGVLDPSREVREVPEPFVPGEREVLVTLAVESLSGRAVSGD
- a CDS encoding vitamin B12-dependent ribonucleotide reductase is translated as MTETTRTSRRQPKKTAGLTIERVFSTEGVHPYDEVTWEKRDVVQTNWKTGENVFEQNDVEFPDFWSLNATTIVTTKYFRGALGTPQRETGLKQLIDRVVNTYSKAGLDNGYFVSDKDAQVFEDELRWMLLHQYFSFNSPVWFNVGTSSPQQVSACFILSVDDSMDSILNWYKEEGFIFKGGSGAGLNLSRIRSSKELLSSGGTASGPVSFMRGADASAGTIKSGGATRRAAKMVVLDVDHPDIVEFIETKAREEDKIRALRDAGFDMDLSGKDITSVQYQNANNSVRVSDEFMSAVENDTMFGLKARGDGHVIEEVKATELFGKMATAAWECADPGIQYNDTINDWHTNPNSGPITASNPCSEYMSLDNSSCNLASLNLLKFLDEDDIFDVERFTKAVELIITAMDISICFADFPTEAIGDTTRKFRQLGIGYANLGALLMALGLGYDSEGGRKLAAAITSLMTGTSYRRSAELAAVVGPYAGYAANAEPHQRVMRKHQAASDALKPLHTNDSVVAKAANEQWAQVVELGAVNGFRNAQASVLAPTGTIGFMMDCDTTGVEPDFSLVKFKKLVGGSSMQIVNQTIPRALKNLGYGADEIEKIVAFIADHGHVIDAPALKKEHYEVFDCAMGARAIQPMGHVRMMAAVQPFLSGAISKTVNLPETATVEEIADVYMQGWKFGLKALAVYRDNCKVGQPLSDGKKGDGKKVADDAAATAAAAAAPAPEVRVEYRPRRRRLPKSRDGRTTSFSVAGAEGYMTSSKYEDGQLGEVFLKLGKQGSTLAGVMDAFSIAISIALQYGVPLETYVQKFTNQKFEPAGMTDDPDIRIAQSIMDYIFRRLALDYLSFDERSELGIYTSAERARYVETGSYISEEDEAEMPESESLKNDAGDDLRVDEGGPVQPSLIQASPKVEQETVGSAHTTTEMMEGLTGHAIDAPLCMTCGTKMRPSGSCYVCEGCGSTSGCS
- a CDS encoding CueP family metal-binding protein encodes the protein MNRSTRPLALAAAALMLFGGCSAGSTQSTPAAPSSSAGGAGVLDRLGVQGKDAVATIDALDRSTDPRPIEGLQASVKADRLVITDDAGERSLPIPADKFYLSIAPYLQTTHDCFAHSLSGCQGEQVDKEMHITIVDGAGKKLVDKDVTTAGNGFVGLWLPRDTSGSVTATMGDKSGTVPFSTGADSPTCLTTLRMN
- a CDS encoding AEC family transporter translates to MTAVLGGFFAIWAVVAVGMLLAHLRILDAGSQLILSKLSFFAGSPALMLTMMATADLKRIFAWNLLVTVLATLTTGALALALLRLVLREPDQRRPSMGHTVIAVFCACYVNAGNMGLPIASYVLHDVTWIAPLLLVQVAVLQPLGLAFLDIEAARDGGGPLSRRQNLLVPLRNPMTLGVLAGLALNLTGVTIPQWLDTPLTMLGGLAVPTMLIAFGVSLRLGPLPGRGPQFTETLVLCALKLLVQPLVALALARAFALDAVTTLAVMVLAGLPTAQNIFSHAVRYQRQVVLARDVVFITSVCSIPTIMAMAVLLG
- a CDS encoding SulP family inorganic anion transporter; the encoded protein is MEGRQPAWARVLPGLDVLAHYRREWLRGDVLGGITVAAYLVPQVMAYAVVAGLPPVAGLWASGVPLVVYALMGSSRQLSVGPESTTALMTAAGVAALAGQGAGHPPDELAAALAFAVGLVCLAGYLLRLGFLAALLSRPVLVGYMSGVAVMMITSQLGKVSRLGVQGERPDQEIWWWITHLGSAHRPTLALALLVLVLLFAARRLLPTWPGPLLVMVAAALVVWLADLQAHGIRTIGAVPAGLPRAALPSPDGLPWGHLFAAALGIALVGYSDNVLTARAFAARHRQDVDANQEFLALGLANLATAATGGFPVSSSGSRTVLADSMGARSQLHSLVSAVMLLVVMFWLAPLLAWFPAAALGAVVVYAAIRLVDVAEWRRVARFRRSELVLALVTTMSVLGFGVLNGIGVAIVLSLLDLLRRLAHPNDGVLGEVPGMAGMHDVRDYEAARQIPGLVVYRYDSPLFFANADDFAHRAQRAAERAPQPVHWFLLNAEANVVVDLTAVDELDQLRERLEARGIVFAMARVKQDLFDQLERAGFVEKVGPGHVFPTLPTAVAGYREWLAASGRLAAQANSAEPTQTPSTPSEERG
- a CDS encoding universal stress protein, producing MSSDSVHESPELSGPRVLVGVDGSEDGLRAVRYGARAARLGRATLHLVHAVDDAVMAGAWGVVYDPSALQEAGEHANQAARAAALEAGLDAQQVHDEVVLGNAAAVLARLSEGADLLVTGRRSVSGLERMFIGSTSVALADAAQCPLVVISAAATPGATGGQNHIAVGIDAESHSPNTLGWALAEAEARGARLTVAHVSRQEGRAGQVDEVARRAIDELLEPLRVSHPLVDVQVQVSHGNPVDELVDLSGQVDLLVLGVQRPKLLGIHLGGVMRAVLAHAQSPVALVK
- a CDS encoding acyltransferase family protein: MSPDAPPTGTERELLIDAARALAVCMVVGFHAGPWRVGRTETGWQARTMELGPWGWYGSWLLMVMPLFFVAGGFAHALVVDKMRQRGTGLAHYYANRGRRLIGPTTVFITFFAIPSTGAAWLGHLEDAVTISHNLTKLLWFLVSYLLVVLLAPALVWLHDRWWWLVPMVMFGAATAVDVWTITTGVLDHRYWNLAFVWLACHQIGIAHQRGFLRTGPRWHAAAAVAAGTTAIVLLLHLRFGAMGGWPVPALGMGSRWVSNLQPPTVAMAWLALAQTGVLGLLSGRRLVVLERPGVRRAMEVVNALLMTTYLWHMPCVVAAFGIGIGLGTVWPSLVTVTTFPAFTPVVALVLIAIVVPAVARLNLRMIPPLGPAQNGPVAVLALLVLSLSLVGVWRHGLVIHPDQPRSSLGVLGVWVGSALLAWAANRPLAASHSR